A genomic window from Synergistes jonesii includes:
- a CDS encoding Lrp/AsnC family transcriptional regulator, whose protein sequence is MQTPDETNVKILEELFGNARATFTEIGRKVGLTGTAVRDRVRQMEEDDIICGYRPVINYANIGYPIRALVIIRQNPARPVSEEQCHRVISISGGIARTYEVTGETDFIVEAVFKSMEDIKKMLMDFVKIDLITVTYIVLSTSESMPRLIRKK, encoded by the coding sequence ATGCAGACGCCGGACGAGACAAACGTAAAAATACTTGAAGAGCTCTTTGGGAACGCGAGAGCCACCTTCACGGAAATAGGGAGAAAGGTCGGTCTCACCGGCACCGCGGTGCGGGACCGCGTAAGGCAGATGGAAGAGGACGATATAATCTGCGGCTACAGGCCGGTGATAAACTACGCGAACATCGGATACCCGATAAGGGCCCTCGTAATAATAAGGCAGAATCCCGCGCGCCCCGTCTCCGAAGAACAGTGCCACAGGGTCATCAGCATCAGCGGCGGCATAGCGCGCACCTATGAAGTAACTGGAGAGACCGACTTCATCGTCGAGGCGGTATTCAAATCGATGGAGGATATCAAAAAAATGCTGATGGATTTCGTCAAGATAGATCTGATTACAGTGACCTACATAGTTCTCAGCACATCCGAAAGCATGCCGCGGCTTATAAGAAAAAAATAA